The window CTGGCTTGGCTGTGGTGCGGGCTCCTCGCCGCAGCTCGGCGGGGGCACGACTTCTCCGTCCCGGCTTGGCGGCGATGGAGCCTCAGCGCGGTTCACCGGCGCTTTCGGCGCACCGGCACGCACCCACAGGCGCACGCCGAGCCAGGCCAGGTAGCCGCCGCAGACCACGCGCAGCCCGGTGGCCAGCCACGGCGCTCTGGCCAGCACGCTCCCCAGCCCGAAGACGGCGACGGCGGCCAGCACCCCACCCGCGGCGACGACACCGAGCGCCACCGCCACCGCGGCCCGCCGGCTGCCGGCCGCGGCGGTGTGCGCGATGAGCACGAAGTTCGGGCCGGGCGAGACGGCCGCCGGGAGGTAGGCCAGCAGCACGGTCCCCAGCGTGGCGGCGGGATTCACACGGCTCAGCCTGACATGCCGGCGGGCGCGTGGGCCGCCGGGATCAGCTCTCGCCGCGCGGCCACGCGGTTTCGCGGCGGGCTCACCCTGCACAAGCAGGCGGACCTCACGCCGCCCGTCCACCCCCGCCGACCACCTGGTCACGCATCGTCCGCAGCGCCTGGTGGTCCACAGTGGACGGATCGGCCGCGAGCCATTCGCCGATCTCGTGCAGGAACTCCTCCGGCGTCATCGGGGCGGCGGGCAGGTCGCCCGGGTCGGCCGTGGTCAGGTCGCCGCTGCGGCTCGGGTACACGATCATCGCGCCGCGCAGCGCCACTCCCGGCAGCAGGTCGCGGTACGCCGCCAGACTCTCCGCCAGCCTGCTGCCGCCGCCGCGGAACGGCCGTCCGTTGCGCAGCAGCCTGCCGTCCTCCGCCGTCTCGTAGTGGCCGGGCAGCCACAGCTTCGACTCGATGAGCACCAGGCGCTTCCCGCACAGCACCGCGTGGTCGACGTCGGCGAACACCGAGCCCGGCCACGCGAGCCCGTGGAAGATCCGGGCGCCGGGCAGCCGGGTCAGGTACGCCTCGAGCAGGTCGGCGGTGAGCCGCTCGGCCAGCTCGTCGCGCTCGGTGCCGGGCGCGCCGAACACGGTGCGGCCGCCGAACTCCTCGGCGTACGCCTCGCGCGCCCGGCTCGCCCGCAGGTAGCCGCGGGCCAGGCGCTGGACGAGCAGCGCGGTGCCGGCGGTCAGCAGCAGCCAGACGATGAGCACCGGTGTGCTGAACCCGACCCCGGTGACCAGCGGCAGCAGCACCAGCACCATCCCGCCCACCGCGGCGACCACCGGCGCGTGCCCGGGCCCGCGGCGGCGGCCGTGGCGCGTCCGGGTGTCCTGCCCGGCGAAGTGCCACCAGCTCAGGTCCTCGGCGTCCAGCTCGGGCAGGTCGGGGACGAACCCGGGCTCGTCCCCGAAGCGCCGCCGGGGCCGCGGCCGGACCGGGACGGGCACCACGGTCGCGACGCCCGAGTCGTACCGCGCGCGGGCGACGGGGTCGCCGAGGACGTCGTAGGCCTCGCGGAGCAGGCGGAACGTGCCGACCGTGCCGCCGCCGTCGGGGTGCATGGTCTTCGCCAGCCGGCGGTAGGCCGTCTTGACGTCGGCCGCCGTGGCGTCCCGGCGGACGCCGAGCACCTCGTAGTAGTCGACCTCGGGCACGCGGGCGTTCACCTCCGGATGGCTGCGCGAAGACTTTATGGGGTCGGGCCGACGGGTTCTCCACCGCCTCCGCGGCGCGTCGGGGTGATGGTCCTCCGGCGCAGGTCAGTGCGTGTCAGGAGTTTTACCGCTGAGGGCGCGGGGTTCGGGCCCGTGGCCCGCCGGCGCCGGAGGATTGCGTGACGGCGCCCCGCGCGGGGTGTCCGGCGCGTTTACCGTGGTCCGTGAATGTCCATTGAGGACTCGCTGTCACTCGGAAGTGTTGTCGCGGCGCGAATCGTCGGCACGCTGGTGACGTTTCGTAGCCGGAAATCACCCGAAGGGACGGGAACAGGTGTTCGAATCCGCGGTTAGGATAGAGGCATGTCCACGGCACTCCACAGACGTGACGGGCCCACCGCCACCCCACCTCGGCAGCGGGCCCGTCACCCCCGTCAGCGCTCGCGCAGCAGGAAGCGCTGGAGCTTTCCGCTCGCGTTGCGCGGCAGCGCGTCGATGAACCGCACCCGGCGCGGGTACTTGTACGGCGCGGCAACGGCTTTGGCGTGCTCCTGCAGGGCTTGCACGAGGTCCGGGCCGGGGGTGACGCCGGGGCGGAGCACGACGAAGGCGGTCACGAGCGCGCCCCGGTCCGGGTCCGGCGTGCCGACGACAGCGCATTCGCCGACGTCCGGGTGGCTGAGCAGCACCTCTTCGACCTCGGGAGCGGCGATGTTGTAACCGGAGGAGACGATCATGTCGTCGCTGCGCGCCACGAACCGGAAGTAGCCATCGGGTTCGCGGACGTAGGTGTCGCCGGTGATGTTCCAGCCGTCGCGGACGTAGTCGGCCTGTCGCGGGTCCTCGAGGTAGCGGCAGCCGGTGGGGCCCCGCACGGCGAGCAGTCCCGGCGTGCCGTCGGGCACCGGCGTGCCGTCGATGTCCAGGACGGCGGCGCGGAACCCGGGCACCACGGTGCCGGTCGTGCCGGGCCGGGCGGCTTCATCGGCGGCGGAGATGAAGACGTGCAGCATCTCCGTGCTGCCGATGCCGTCGATGAGCGGGTGACCGACGACGTCGCGGTACTGCTCGGCCACGGCTGCGGGGAGGGCTTCGCCGGCGGAGACGGCGCGGCGCACGCCTTTGAGGAGCGGGCCGTCCCCGGAGCCGAGGATCGCGCGGTAGGCGGTCGGCGCGGTGAACAGCACGGTCACCGACCGCTCGGCGACGGTCGAGGCCAGCTCCTGGGGAGTGGCGCGCTCCAGGAGGAGCACGGACGCGCCGGCGTGCAGCGGGAAGATCAGCAGGCCGCCGAGGCCGAAGGTGAACGCGAGGGGAGGGGTGCCGCAGAAGAGGTCGTCCGCGGTGGGCTTCAGGACGTGCCGGGAGAAGGTGTCGGCGATGGCGAGCAGGTCGCGGTGGAAGTGCATGGTGGCCTTGGGTGTCCCGGTGGTACCGGAGGTGAAGGCGAGCAGCGCGACGTCGTCGGCGGCGGTCGGCACGTCGGCGAACGTCGCCGGGTGCTTCGCGCAACGTTCGGCGAGTTCGGCGCCGTAGGAGACAACAGGCAGTCCGGGCGGCAGCTCGTCGAGCAGGCGCTCGTCGCACAGCGCGACGGACGGCCGCGCTCGGTCGACGATCTTGTCGAGCTCGTGCCGGCGCAGCATGGGCATCGTCGAAACGGCGACAGCGCCGGCCTTGAGGACGCCCAGCCAGCAGGCGGCCAGCCACGGCGTGTTGGTGCCGCGCAGCAGCACGCGGTTCCCGAGGACGACCCCGAGCTCGGCGGTGAGGACGTGCGCGATCCGGTTGGCGCGCGCGAGAACCTCGCCGTACGTCCACGTTTCGCCGAGCGAGCGCAGGCAGGGCCGGTCCGCGCCGAGACGGCCGATGGTGCCGTCGAGCAGTGTCGTGGCGGCGTTGAGCCGATCGGGGTAGTGCAGCTCGGGCAGATCGAAGACGAGCCGGGGCCACTGGTCCGCGGGCGGCAGCCGGTCGCGGCAGAACGAGTCGGCGTGCGCGCTGGGAGTAAGCCTCATGGCAGCTCCTCGGGTCGACCTGGACCTCGAGAAACCTAGCACTCGTTGCGACCGTCGAGAAGACGCAATGCTGCACGCTTGACGGCGGCGACGGACAGGCAATACCGCTCCGTCGACCGGGGGCAGCGCACAGTGACGGCCCGCGCGGGTGGAGAGCGCGTCCGTGGGTTTACCGCTGGACCGTCCTTAAAGGACAAAGGTCACTCCGCGGCGGGCGCGACCGTGGCGTCGGCCTGGCCGGCTCGGCGCAGGGAGTCCGCTACGAACCCGCTGCCTTTCAGCTCCTCGACGAGGTCGTGCAGGAAGGCGATCGTGACAGGTCGGCGGGTCGGCGTGGTCCCGACGGCCTGCTGGATCTGCATGAACCGCTCGGGAATCACCCGCGTCCCCGGATGCGAAGCGACGTAGGCGGTCATCGGCTGCCGGATCCCGGCCGCCACCTCCAGGCCCTGCTCCTCGAACACGGCAACGCCGTCTGCGCCGCGGACGATCGTCGCGTGCTCCAGCATCCGCGTGAGGAACAGGTCGTACGCCGACCCCTGCTTCACGCCGATCCGGACGCCCGCCCGGTCGACGTCGGCGGGCGAGCCGAACGGCGAGTCCGCAGGCACCACGTACACGCCTTCGATGACGACGTACGGCGCGGTGAAGGCGACCGAAGCCGCGCGCGCCGGCTCGATCGCCAGGAAGCACAGGTCGGCCGCCCCCGAGGTCAGCGCCTGGAACGACTTCCGGGCCGCGTCGAAGCACGCGAACTCCACGGGCACGTCCAACCGCGCCGCCACCTCGCGCGCGAGGTCGACCGTGACGCCCCCGGGTGCGTCCGGCGTCCCGTGGGCGAGCACCGGATTGCCGAGGTTGATGGCCGCGCGCAGAACACCGGTGGGCGCGAGGTCGGCGGAAAGATCTCCCATGACCGCCGAGAGTAACCGCGACGACAGCCCCGGGCGGCCCGAATGTTGCTCACACCACCGGCGGCCGGTCCCGCTCACTCCACCGGCATCCGGTCCGCGGTTGTCAGCTCGAAGACCGTCTCCTGCTCGTAGACCTCGCCCGGCCGCAGGACCGTGCTCGGGAAGTCCGGCCGGTTCGGCGAGTCCGGGAAGTGCTGGGCCTCCAGCGCGAACCCCGCGCCCGGACTGCCGAGGTGGTTACCCGAATAGAACTGCACG of the Amycolatopsis sp. NBC_01488 genome contains:
- a CDS encoding LysE family translocator, whose product is MNPAATLGTVLLAYLPAAVSPGPNFVLIAHTAAAGSRRAAVAVALGVVAAGGVLAAVAVFGLGSVLARAPWLATGLRVVCGGYLAWLGVRLWVRAGAPKAPVNRAEAPSPPSRDGEVVPPPSCGEEPAPQPSQAEPDTQPPGRGGNPHHFRQGVVSNLTNPKAAAFFGSVLTATLPPTQPTAVKAAAVVLILATSTAWHLSVALLFSAPATRRWYAHAEPTLNRVVGTILVALGMTLAVTP
- a CDS encoding J domain-containing protein; translated protein: MPEVDYYEVLGVRRDATAADVKTAYRRLAKTMHPDGGGTVGTFRLLREAYDVLGDPVARARYDSGVATVVPVPVRPRPRRRFGDEPGFVPDLPELDAEDLSWWHFAGQDTRTRHGRRRGPGHAPVVAAVGGMVLVLLPLVTGVGFSTPVLIVWLLLTAGTALLVQRLARGYLRASRAREAYAEEFGGRTVFGAPGTERDELAERLTADLLEAYLTRLPGARIFHGLAWPGSVFADVDHAVLCGKRLVLIESKLWLPGHYETAEDGRLLRNGRPFRGGGSRLAESLAAYRDLLPGVALRGAMIVYPSRSGDLTTADPGDLPAAPMTPEEFLHEIGEWLAADPSTVDHQALRTMRDQVVGGGGRAA
- a CDS encoding AMP-binding protein — encoded protein: MRLTPSAHADSFCRDRLPPADQWPRLVFDLPELHYPDRLNAATTLLDGTIGRLGADRPCLRSLGETWTYGEVLARANRIAHVLTAELGVVLGNRVLLRGTNTPWLAACWLGVLKAGAVAVSTMPMLRRHELDKIVDRARPSVALCDERLLDELPPGLPVVSYGAELAERCAKHPATFADVPTAADDVALLAFTSGTTGTPKATMHFHRDLLAIADTFSRHVLKPTADDLFCGTPPLAFTFGLGGLLIFPLHAGASVLLLERATPQELASTVAERSVTVLFTAPTAYRAILGSGDGPLLKGVRRAVSAGEALPAAVAEQYRDVVGHPLIDGIGSTEMLHVFISAADEAARPGTTGTVVPGFRAAVLDIDGTPVPDGTPGLLAVRGPTGCRYLEDPRQADYVRDGWNITGDTYVREPDGYFRFVARSDDMIVSSGYNIAAPEVEEVLLSHPDVGECAVVGTPDPDRGALVTAFVVLRPGVTPGPDLVQALQEHAKAVAAPYKYPRRVRFIDALPRNASGKLQRFLLRER
- a CDS encoding transporter substrate-binding domain-containing protein, translating into MGDLSADLAPTGVLRAAINLGNPVLAHGTPDAPGGVTVDLAREVAARLDVPVEFACFDAARKSFQALTSGAADLCFLAIEPARAASVAFTAPYVVIEGVYVVPADSPFGSPADVDRAGVRIGVKQGSAYDLFLTRMLEHATIVRGADGVAVFEEQGLEVAAGIRQPMTAYVASHPGTRVIPERFMQIQQAVGTTPTRRPVTIAFLHDLVEELKGSGFVADSLRRAGQADATVAPAAE